The following are encoded together in the Chanodichthys erythropterus isolate Z2021 chromosome 16, ASM2448905v1, whole genome shotgun sequence genome:
- the bcl10 gene encoding B-cell lymphoma/leukemia 10 isoform X1, protein MEVTHLTEDEMADIKKEAIDRLRPYLVDKIIAERHFDYLRSKKILTREDTEEISCRTTRGRRTSKLLDILAENPRGLDMLIESIKWGRTLNFIIAKITDEVQRVKNERLEALKAGSSANSAYSSTKIATNDFSKLDLDYDKYSTICYHPEGEASTSASVATGSFNLRYGSGRGNEALSGCGGSGSMNVSSTTSSSLPKPGDPGAPALPEELDMEDPDAAVCGSAGSSGDANFQPLRSRCLTPHMS, encoded by the exons ATGGAGGTTACTCACCTGACGGAGGACGAAATGGCCGATATAAAGAAGGAA GCCATAGACCGGTTACGGCCATACCTGGTGGATAAGATCATCGCGGAGCGGCACTTCGATTACCTGCGCTCTAAGAAGATCCTGACCAGAGAGGACACGGAGGAGATCAGCTGCAGGACCACGAGAGGGAGACGCACCAGCAAACTGCTGGATATCCTCGCAGAAAACCCACGGGGTTTAGACATGCTGATCGAGTCCATCAAGTGGGGCCGCACACTCAACTTCATCATCGCAAAGATCACAGATGAGGTGCAGCGCGTGAAAAATGAGCGACTGGAAGCTTTGAAAG CAGGCTCCTCGGCCAATTCGGCGTATTCAAGCACAAAAATCGCAACCAATGACTTCTCCAAACTGGACTTGGACTATGACAAGTACTCCACTATATGTTACCATCCTGAAGGAGAAGCAAGTACATCCGCCTCAGTCGCTACGGGATCCTTTAACCTGCGCTACGGGTCGGGTCGAGGGAACGAGGCTCTGTCGGGCTGTGGAGGCAGCGGGAGCATGAACGTGTCTTCCACAACATCATCCAGCCTTCCTAAACCTGGAGACCCTGGAGCTCCAGCGCTGCCGGAGGAGCTGGACATGGAGGATCCGGACGCTGCTGTATGTGGAAGTGCAGGGAGCAGCGGGGACGCCAACTTCCAGCCGCTGCGCTCGCGTTGTTTAACTCCGCACATGTCCTAG
- the mcoln3a gene encoding mucolipin-3 isoform X1, with protein sequence MTDGEPFLCGASNNHLKCNRTDKSHADPQFVENFRRKLKYFFMSPCQKYRARGRKPWKMILQILKIAIITIQLISFGLSNEMMVTFKEENLIAFKHFFLKNYKDSNKDYALYTRHEVHDHILYVIRRYLHLQNLTVDNHAFEKIDDMFTPLSLCQDFYRHAKISPASETFDIDPRVETECISIYPISPYKNDSLDNDMNLTLDFQRLLAVNIHFKVKAINLQTVRHQELPDCYDFNINIMFDNSAHSGKIKISLSSHVQINVCKDWNVSGSTDSHFRLIVLFDCVVICSCLLSLILCTRSVYSGLLLQSEYTTFVSIHHHKTVSWSERMEFINGWYILIIISDTLSIAGSVLKICIQSKELTNYDVCSILLGTATMLVWIGVMRYLSFFQKYYILILTLQAALPNAIRFSFCAVMIYLSYCFCGWIVLGPHHENFRTFNMAAYCLFSLINGDEVYSTFKKLRDKTYLVWLFSRMYIYSFIALFTYMILSLFIAIITDTYETIKHYQKCGAPLSELQAFISECRDPPNSGKYRKDEESSSFCCLCAPCVYCT encoded by the exons ATGACTGACGGGGAGCCTTTTCTGTGTGGTGCTTCAAATAATCACTTGAAATGCAACAGGACAGATAAATCACATGCGGACCCGCAGTTTGTGGAAAACTTCAGGAGGAAACTAAAATATTTCTTCATGAGTCCATGCCAGAAATACAGAGCAAGAGGTCGTAAGCCATGGAAAATGATCCTGCAGATACTCAAGATCGCCATTATTACCATTCAG TTAATCTCTTTTGGATTGAGCAACGAGATGATGGTCACCTTTAAAGAGGAAAATCTCATCGCCTTCAAACATTTCTTCCTAAAAAATTACAAGGACAGCAACAAAGATTATGCCTTGTACACAAGACACGAGGTCCATGACCACATACTCTACGTTATCAGAAGG tatctACACCTACAAAACCTGACAGTAGATAATCACGCGTTTGAGAAGATCGATGACATGTTCACCCCTCTGTCCCTCTGTCAAGACTTCTATCGACACGCTAAGATTTCACCCGCCAGTGAGACCTTTGATATTGATCCTCGTGTAGAGACAG AATGTATTTCTATTTATCCCATATCACCCTACAAGAATGATAGTTTGGACAATGACATGAACCTCACTTTAGATTTTCAAAG GTTGTTAGCAGTAAACATCCATTTTAAAGTAAAGGCTATCAACCTTCAAACAGTACGCCATCAAGAGCTTCCTGACTGCTATGACTTCAACATTAAT ATCATGTTTGACAACAGTGCACACAGTGGAAAAATCAAGATATCTTTAAGCAGTCATGTACAGATAAATGTTTGTAAGGACTGGAATGTTTCTGGCTCAA CAGACAGTCACTTCCGGCTCATTGTTCTGTTTGACTGTGTGGTCATCTGCTCCTGTTTGCTGTCGCTCATCCTCTGCACGCGCTCAGTCTACTCAGGCCTTCTCTTGCAGTCA GAGTACACCACGTTTGTGTCCATTCACCACCATAAGACAGTTTCCTGGTCTGAGAGAATGGAGTTTATCAACGGCTGGTACATTCTCATCATCATCAGTGATACGCTGAGTATTGCAGGTTCAGTTCTCAAAATCTGCATACAGAGCAAG GAGCTGACGAACTATGACGTGTGCAGTATTTTGCTGGGCACAGCTACAATGCTTGTGTGGATTGGAGTAATGCGTTATCTGAGTTTCTTTCAGAAATATTAT ATCCTCATCCTCACCCTGCAGGCTGCTCTTCCTAATGCCATTCGATTCTCCTTCTGCGCTGTTATGATCTATCTCAGCTACTGCTTCTGCGGATGGATCGTTTTGGGACCACATCATGAAAAC TTTCGGACATTTAACATGGCAGCTTACTGCCTTTTTTCCCTGATTAACGGGGATGAAGTCTACTCTACCTTCAAAAAGCTCCGGGACAAGACGTATCTGGTGTGGTTGTTCAGCAGAATGTACATCTACAGCTTCATCGCACTCTTTACATACATGATTTTGAGCCTCTTCATTGCCATTATCACAGACACGTATGAAACCATCAAG CATTACCAGAAGTGTGGAGCTCCGTTATCAGAGCTGCAGGCCTTCATATCTGAATGCAGGGACCCACCCAACTCAGGGAAGTACCGGAAGGATGAAGAATCCTCCAGCTTTTGTTGTCTCTGTGCTCCTTGTGTATACTGCACCTGA
- the mcoln3a gene encoding mucolipin-3 isoform X2, giving the protein MTDGEPFLCGASNNHLKCNRTDKSHADPQFVENFRRKLKYFFMSPCQKYRARGRKPWKMILQILKIAIITIQLISFGLSNEMMVTFKEENLIAFKHFFLKNYKDSNKDYALYTRHEVHDHILYVIRRYLHLQNLTVDNHAFEKIDDMFTPLSLCQDFYRHAKISPASETFDIDPRVETECISIYPISPYKNDSLDNDMNLTLDFQRLLAVNIHFKVKAINLQTVRHQELPDCYDFNINIMFDNSAHSGKIKISLSSHVQINVCKDWNVSGSNSHFRLIVLFDCVVICSCLLSLILCTRSVYSGLLLQSEYTTFVSIHHHKTVSWSERMEFINGWYILIIISDTLSIAGSVLKICIQSKELTNYDVCSILLGTATMLVWIGVMRYLSFFQKYYILILTLQAALPNAIRFSFCAVMIYLSYCFCGWIVLGPHHENFRTFNMAAYCLFSLINGDEVYSTFKKLRDKTYLVWLFSRMYIYSFIALFTYMILSLFIAIITDTYETIKHYQKCGAPLSELQAFISECRDPPNSGKYRKDEESSSFCCLCAPCVYCT; this is encoded by the exons ATGACTGACGGGGAGCCTTTTCTGTGTGGTGCTTCAAATAATCACTTGAAATGCAACAGGACAGATAAATCACATGCGGACCCGCAGTTTGTGGAAAACTTCAGGAGGAAACTAAAATATTTCTTCATGAGTCCATGCCAGAAATACAGAGCAAGAGGTCGTAAGCCATGGAAAATGATCCTGCAGATACTCAAGATCGCCATTATTACCATTCAG TTAATCTCTTTTGGATTGAGCAACGAGATGATGGTCACCTTTAAAGAGGAAAATCTCATCGCCTTCAAACATTTCTTCCTAAAAAATTACAAGGACAGCAACAAAGATTATGCCTTGTACACAAGACACGAGGTCCATGACCACATACTCTACGTTATCAGAAGG tatctACACCTACAAAACCTGACAGTAGATAATCACGCGTTTGAGAAGATCGATGACATGTTCACCCCTCTGTCCCTCTGTCAAGACTTCTATCGACACGCTAAGATTTCACCCGCCAGTGAGACCTTTGATATTGATCCTCGTGTAGAGACAG AATGTATTTCTATTTATCCCATATCACCCTACAAGAATGATAGTTTGGACAATGACATGAACCTCACTTTAGATTTTCAAAG GTTGTTAGCAGTAAACATCCATTTTAAAGTAAAGGCTATCAACCTTCAAACAGTACGCCATCAAGAGCTTCCTGACTGCTATGACTTCAACATTAAT ATCATGTTTGACAACAGTGCACACAGTGGAAAAATCAAGATATCTTTAAGCAGTCATGTACAGATAAATGTTTGTAAGGACTGGAATGTTTCTGGCTCAA ACAGTCACTTCCGGCTCATTGTTCTGTTTGACTGTGTGGTCATCTGCTCCTGTTTGCTGTCGCTCATCCTCTGCACGCGCTCAGTCTACTCAGGCCTTCTCTTGCAGTCA GAGTACACCACGTTTGTGTCCATTCACCACCATAAGACAGTTTCCTGGTCTGAGAGAATGGAGTTTATCAACGGCTGGTACATTCTCATCATCATCAGTGATACGCTGAGTATTGCAGGTTCAGTTCTCAAAATCTGCATACAGAGCAAG GAGCTGACGAACTATGACGTGTGCAGTATTTTGCTGGGCACAGCTACAATGCTTGTGTGGATTGGAGTAATGCGTTATCTGAGTTTCTTTCAGAAATATTAT ATCCTCATCCTCACCCTGCAGGCTGCTCTTCCTAATGCCATTCGATTCTCCTTCTGCGCTGTTATGATCTATCTCAGCTACTGCTTCTGCGGATGGATCGTTTTGGGACCACATCATGAAAAC TTTCGGACATTTAACATGGCAGCTTACTGCCTTTTTTCCCTGATTAACGGGGATGAAGTCTACTCTACCTTCAAAAAGCTCCGGGACAAGACGTATCTGGTGTGGTTGTTCAGCAGAATGTACATCTACAGCTTCATCGCACTCTTTACATACATGATTTTGAGCCTCTTCATTGCCATTATCACAGACACGTATGAAACCATCAAG CATTACCAGAAGTGTGGAGCTCCGTTATCAGAGCTGCAGGCCTTCATATCTGAATGCAGGGACCCACCCAACTCAGGGAAGTACCGGAAGGATGAAGAATCCTCCAGCTTTTGTTGTCTCTGTGCTCCTTGTGTATACTGCACCTGA
- the bcl10 gene encoding B-cell lymphoma/leukemia 10 isoform X2 translates to MEVTHLTEDEMADIKKEAIDRLRPYLVDKIIAERHFDYLRSKKILTREDTEEISCRTTRGRRTSKLLDILAENPRGLDMLIESIKWGRTLNFIIAKITDEVQRVKNERLEALKGSSANSAYSSTKIATNDFSKLDLDYDKYSTICYHPEGEASTSASVATGSFNLRYGSGRGNEALSGCGGSGSMNVSSTTSSSLPKPGDPGAPALPEELDMEDPDAAVCGSAGSSGDANFQPLRSRCLTPHMS, encoded by the exons ATGGAGGTTACTCACCTGACGGAGGACGAAATGGCCGATATAAAGAAGGAA GCCATAGACCGGTTACGGCCATACCTGGTGGATAAGATCATCGCGGAGCGGCACTTCGATTACCTGCGCTCTAAGAAGATCCTGACCAGAGAGGACACGGAGGAGATCAGCTGCAGGACCACGAGAGGGAGACGCACCAGCAAACTGCTGGATATCCTCGCAGAAAACCCACGGGGTTTAGACATGCTGATCGAGTCCATCAAGTGGGGCCGCACACTCAACTTCATCATCGCAAAGATCACAGATGAGGTGCAGCGCGTGAAAAATGAGCGACTGGAAGCTTTGAAAG GCTCCTCGGCCAATTCGGCGTATTCAAGCACAAAAATCGCAACCAATGACTTCTCCAAACTGGACTTGGACTATGACAAGTACTCCACTATATGTTACCATCCTGAAGGAGAAGCAAGTACATCCGCCTCAGTCGCTACGGGATCCTTTAACCTGCGCTACGGGTCGGGTCGAGGGAACGAGGCTCTGTCGGGCTGTGGAGGCAGCGGGAGCATGAACGTGTCTTCCACAACATCATCCAGCCTTCCTAAACCTGGAGACCCTGGAGCTCCAGCGCTGCCGGAGGAGCTGGACATGGAGGATCCGGACGCTGCTGTATGTGGAAGTGCAGGGAGCAGCGGGGACGCCAACTTCCAGCCGCTGCGCTCGCGTTGTTTAACTCCGCACATGTCCTAG